CAGGGCGTCTCTAGGCTGGCGCACCACGActattaatttcaggttgaatgttggtcatgacgtcagattACAAGAAAATTACACCAGAATAACGTCTAATACTGCCCTCAGGGTTTATACacttaatgtattaatttattattttattactcatATTACTTATCATCATCCTAGCGTTTATCCTGCACAGTTGCAGGGTCTGCTGCTCGATCCAGGGCGTCTTTCTGCTTTTATTTTGTCCAGCCAGCGCTGTTTTGGTCGTCCGTGTGGTCGGTGTCCTTAGGGGCTTAACCGCATTGCTGATTTCGCCACAGAGTTTTCATCACTACGTACCACATGTCCATACCATCATAGTCGAGCCTCCCGCATCTTGTCTGTGATTGGTGCGACTCTTATTTTTTCGTATATGtctttatttctgacatgatcaaGGCGTGAGATGCCCAGGGTCCATCGTAGCATCCGCATTTCCATGGCATGCATGGCTTGTTCTTGTTTTGCTGTTGCTGGCCAGCATTTATTTCCATACAGTGCCACTGGACATATGATGGTTTTGTATACCTTGGCTTTGAGGCGGATATAATCAGTCTTCTTGATGTTCAGCCGCAGCCCATAGTTGTCGAGGCGGGACTTGTCGTTGCACATCAACCCTTGTGTCACTGGCTTTGTCAGCGAACAATAGCGACCATGGGTGCGGGTTTTGTAGGTCGGTGGTGATTGTATCCATGCAGAGGATAAACAGAAGAGGCAAGAGGGCCGAGCCCTGGTGGACGCAAACAGTAATCGGGAAGGGCGGCGATGTTCCAGATGGCCAGCGGACAGTACTGGTGATGTTGGTGTAGAGAAATTGTACGCAGGTCACATAGACTTCAGAGAAGTTGTGTGATCTAAGGGCATGCCAAATGAGTTCATGAGGCACGCGATCAAATGCCTTTTCCAGATCTAGGAACGTCATATGTACTGACTTGTTCTTTTCGTGGTGCTTTTCCTGAATCAGGCGGGCCGCGTGGATTGCATCCGTCGTGCTGCTGCCCTTTACGAATCCGCATTGGTTCAGCGTGATGGGGACGATCGTCCTGAGGTGAGTGTCTAGTACTCGTTCGAATATTTTCATGGAGTAACATAGAAGGCGGATTGGGCGGTAGTTGGAACAGTCAGCAATGTCGCCTTTGCCCTTCCAGATGGGCCTTCGTACTGGTCCACCAGGGGTCTGGAACATTGCCGTCAGTGGTAATCCTGTTAAATAGGTTAGTAAGGATGGCAGCTCCATCTTGACCAAGCAACTTCCACACTTCTGCTAGAATGTCATTAGGGCCTGTTGCCTTTCCGTTTTTCATCTTCCTGACGGCAGAGGCTACCTTAGCTTCGCTGATGTATGGTACAGGTCCAGGTATGGGGTCTGCACTAATGGTCGGTGGATGTGAAAATTCAGTGTTGCAGATGCTCGAGAAGTGTTCTCTCCAGCGCTAAAGGATTGCGGTTGGGTCTTGTAGTATCCGATGATCGTCACTTTTGATGCATTTGATCTGGGCTATATCCTGTGTTGTGTGGTGTTGAGAGTTGGTGAGGCGGTAGATCTTATTCGCTCCACCAGGCGTGTTAAGGTCAGCATACAACTGATCGTAATGAGCCGCCTTGGCTTCAGCCACTACTTGCTTTGCTGCCAATTTCTTTGTACGGTAATCTTGGTATTCCTCAGTCGCTTTCCTGCTTTTGTCTGCCCAAGTATCTCGCAGGCGGCTTCTTTTATCTGGCTGGCCACACTGTGCCATAGGTCAGCCACCGGCATGCCGGCGTTGACTTTTAGTTGATGGAGGGCCATCTTTAATTGACTTTTGTGCTCGTTTAGTTGCCACCATTTAATGTGGGTAGGTCCACTTGTACGTACTCGTTGATGTTGCCCAATGTTCAACCGCAAGTCTATGACGAGGGGACGATGCTGTGGGGTGACGTTGTCAGATGGTATGGCTTTTACATCGACCACGAGCTTGCGTATCATCCAGTAGTCAATCTGAGTTGATCGATTTCCACTGGCATAGGTTAGTAGGTGGGATTTCCTTAttacttatatataaaaataattgttaatataaaataaaatgtttttttctttcatcatATCCACTTTTAATTTAAACCTCCATTTAAATTTAGAAAGAATACACAAACTAATGTCTATACACAGTACTTTCATGGGTTAGTGCAAATTGACAGTCAATATTGTTTCAAATGCATaaattacttatttaaataaaaaatatttttacaacacCCCATGCTAGCGTGCCtccaaaataattcaaaataataaGTGTCCATCATGATCAGTGATACTTAAACAAATCAAAGATATCGTTCCAACTGCCCTAAAACATCTCTTAAAAcactacaaaacacaaaaatttTGTTCTGACAgtacttttatgttttattagatagactgaaaatgtctgtaaaataaCAGCAGTTTATGGCAGCATTTTACACATATATGTTCTGTAACCTGCGCTGACAggaaatatcatttttttttacatttacttgttTATCAATGTACTTTAAAATCATGGACATAATAGTAGTTGTCTGTTTTTTGACAGACATCTCCAAAAcgaatgaacaaaaaaataaatgaacaaaaacaaagaaagttGTACTTATATAGACCCAGGTTTAAAGGAACTGTTTCTTATACAATTTTATActgtcatttaaaacactgtcacTGTAAACATGTCACTGTGTTAATCTGCCTTTAACAATTTGCCATTAGTGTGTTAAAAATATACAtctaaaaaatgtgtattttgtaAGAGAGTGtattttaaaacacttaaaacaacacATCTTTCCTTGGTCAGCAGAAACAAAAAGGCAGGCCAAAATGTCTTGCAATGTGCACTGaattacatacacatatatatatattacaaatacaTCTGGGAAATATCTTGTTAATATCGGCaaaatagttaaattaaatgCACACTGAAATGTCAACTGTTAAGATATCTgccctatgtaaaaaaaataaaatcacaaaattCTTCACTTATTTGCTGTTCTACTTTCCTTTTTCCTAAAGTCTTCTTTAAATATAAATAGTCTGTATGTGTCATGCAGTCACTATAGTGAACAGAAGTGAACCTTGGGAGAATGCACAACAGTGTTCTGCAGCTGTGATCACAATTTAGACCAAAACGTGCTGCTGTACTCATGATCTGGAAGACGTATACCAGGTCACATGTGTTTTAATCGTCCTATTCTGTAAGAAAGTTGAACAAATAATGATCAGATATGGTTATTCATGGTTATAAAGGCTCAAAGTAGTAATATTCTTAATCCCAAAAAGTGTTTTGTTACACCACTTGTAAATTTTACAAGTAAATAATATACATGTTTGAATAGTAAATGTCTGAATGtgacaaaaatattgtataaatcaCTCCCATAATTTAACTCTCCCATTAATGGTCATAAGTTCCATGGCTAATATGAAATGGAGAATCATGtcagtaatttaattatttatgttcaGAATTCACACACATTTGTGTTGTAAATGTTCATTTTTGTGAATAAGCATCAATATAAATATGAAAGAATAAAACAGTAATAGTAGGAAACTGATAAACTGATAACAGCATAAAGACATTTGTTAAAAGCTTCACACTAACATTTATTCAGCACTTTTCTAATTCAACTGATTCAACTGCTTCCTAATGGCCATCAATTCTTTAAACTCTTTTCAGGAATAAAGGTATCCTTAACAtggtaaagtattttttttcatgttttgtcagTGTAATCCAGCACAGAGTTACTAATAATTTCTCAGCCAGCATGAAGTCACactattcagtaattaaaattgTAACTTGCTGTTGACCTACAACACTGTAGTCACACATTTAACCATTATACAAAACATAACTGTATACCCAAGGGAAGGaaccctggtgggcaagactgcaCACTTACGGTAAGTGAGTGACGGTTGGTGGGGCCTGCACATTTTGCAAATTGTTTCATGACAGGAAAGATTTGCTTTTTACTTTAAGGACTAagactttatttttgttagtgtGAAACTGTTGGTAATATTTACTTCAAATCTGGGTGAATTCAAACCAAGAAAAACAGTACAGTAAAGACAATTAACACGACAGaggcagaataaactcttttcatacccttgattttggaagaaacaataaatgagtggGTATCTTAACATTTTTGTCCATATACAGTTAAaagtacactgtaagcctggataagtttaatttgattaaataattttTACACTAATGTTTACTGACATATTAAGTTCTTTTAACTTAAGATGTTTGTTATAATAATTGCTTTGTACAATAATTctgcttttaattttatttgcctAATCACTAAACACTGTTTGAAAATATCCAGttaacataaaacagacttagtgtatatattttaaattatttaatttatttatgaatttaggCTCAGAATTCGTTCAAAACATAAAATTGTCTAAATCCCCATGCATTGATTTAGTGTGTGCAGCTCTATAAAACAGTATGTAAATCAGTAACTTACTGTAGACTCTCTAGTTTACAACGTGGATCTTCTTGTAAAGCAGTAAGCAGGTTCACTCCTGCTTCTCCTGGTTCATTGTAGTCCAAATTTAGCACTTTCAGGTATGATGGGTTTGAtgtcagagctgaagccagagcagtACTGCCTTCCTCTGTAATACTGCAGCATTCAAGTCTGAAGTACAAAAAGCAGATACAGATAAAGGCCCATAGTTGCCATTTAATCCATGatctaacatttaaaacattattatttttaccaagatttgtacattttaatattttattagtttaatattgtgattattCAATGGTTAATGTGACACATTTATTTATAGTTCTCATTTTGTTGTGcaatgaatattgtttatttataccAGATCGTTTTATATTGTTTCCAGCACACTAACTTTCAAATTACACTATGTTTCCAAAAGTATCTGTTTGGCTGCCTtatgtttggtgatgtaaggcttggccACTTGTACCATGCAAACCACTGTACATCAGTCAGTAACTCACTGTAAGGtttccagtttgcagtgtggatcctccagtagatcagagagcagcttcattCCTACATCTCCTGGTTGACTGTAATTTAGATTAAGCTCTCTCAAATGTGACGGGTTTgttttcagagctgaaaccagtGCAGCAAAGCCTTCCTGTGTGATACTGCAGCCAGACAACCTGCAAagtccacacacagcaagattattaaaattaaaacaaattgtatatataaaaaaatctatatgtaCTGTTCATGATGTTGCCTCTGAGGCTAAATAGTATAATCCACTATCAATAGCAAATACCAATAATGAAGTAATGGTATGACAGCAATAGTACCCTAGTGTCCTGCTATACTTTTGGATACAAGCAATTGGGTTAAAAAGTGAAAGGGAGTAGGCAGATGTGGAAGTttgtacaatgtaaaatatttttttcattgtacaAACAAGATGCAGTATTTAGGAGATGCAGTATGCAGTATTTATAGGGCCGTGAACAGGTGAAAAATGTTCAGGTAATGACTTCTTCACATAATTGTGTGGAGGAGTGATGTCTAGGAGATGTGCATTGTGGGCATTGTAGCTCGGAGACTGAAGATCGCAGACAGAGCTGAGTAGGAGAGACAGGTGCGGTTTCAACACCATTCATGACACAAACAAAGCTTTTCACTGTTCCAGGAGTTTGCCAATTCATATCTCtagattttgtaaataaatgcatctaccatcagctgccagagcccagagacagcacaactggccttgcacATCACTCTCTAGGTAATGCTGATCAAcacaaggtatctgtgagctcatgtatcagagccaagttgctgcgctttcctccgagctcactggctacttggtaatgctacaGGATTGTGCACTTATtaagtaataataacaacaattgGCAAACCATAATAGTAAGgcatacacaatacacaaacaaTGCTACACAAGCAATGATTTACAGTGGATATGGAtcaaacactgttttaaacatgACTAATTATGGCTAAACAGCTTAACCTCTGTTGTTTAGAATTACATCTGAGATCTCTCATTTTAGGCAAGATTGtctatttttaataaattcaGAATTTTGAATGATGCACTTCAAAACTGCCATATAAGGCTTGTTTTTAAACTGTTGATTTCCAAGAGTCTTAGAGACCTTCTGCAGTAATTGCACTCGTGGATTGAATTGGATTGGTCTAGAGAGACTGACAGTAATAAAGCAATGCTATCACCTTAGTATTCCCAGTTTACAATGTGGATTCTCCAGTCCAGCTGAGAGATGCTTAACTCCTAAATCCTGCAGTTCATTGTCACTCAGATCCAATTCTTCCAGACCTGCATTCtctgagctgagagctgaggcaaGAGCTGCACAGCTTTCATCAGTGAGGTTACAATCACACAGCCTGaaggaaaaaatgaaaatatatcagAGCACTGCCAATGAcaatgctaacacacacacacacacacacatacacatacacacacacaaacacaggtaaGATTTTACCTTAGTGCCTTCAGTTTACAGTGTGGGTTCTGCAATCCAGCAGAGAGCATCTTGAcccctgaatcctgcagttcattattactgAGTTCCAGCTCTCTCAAATTTGAGGAATCAAGAACAGAGACTAGAACTGCACAGCTTTTCGTGGTAAGATTACACCAACACAagctgggaagaaaaaaaatgaaaaactgaaaTTGCAAATATGGAAATTTATACAAACCTACACATTATAAAAACTAGAAATATCTGAATATGTAATAGTATAATTTGTATAATGTGTATGTGAATATCATCCATGTTACTGTGTGATAAGTGTGAAAGAAAGAATTATTAGAATTTTGCTGAAATTACGAATTAATTTTGTAGTATATGTGTGAGTACAATCTGCATCTGCAGAGAAACTGCATCATACCTCAGTTTcttcagtttacagtgtggacttttcagtccatcagagagcagcttcactcctaaGTCCTGCAGGTTATTGTGACTCATGTCCAGTTCTCTCAGAcatgaggagtttgagctgagagctgaggccaaaACCCCACAACTTTCATCAGAGAGATTACACAAACACAGTCTGCAAGAGAAATGATGACATTTTGTCACAAAGTATTAACTCTCTCatctaaataatttaattcaggtgttccaatcacttttATGGTCAcaagtgtataaaaccaagcacctagacatgcacactgcttctacaaacattagtaaaagaatgaTTTGCTCTCAGGAGTAAAAAAATTCTCACTGCAACGTCGTTAAattttctcactactaaatattggTAAGAACAGCAACTCAGCCACAAAGTGGTAGACCATGAAAAATGACAGAGTGGAGTCACTGTGCAGAGGGGGTGCAGTCACTTGTGTTCTTTAGATTATCTTAAGAACAGTGTACAGAGAGCTTAAAGTAATGAGTTTCTTAGGACAAGCATCTGCATCCAAGCATTTCTTCACCAACCATGCAGTGGTGTAAAGCGTGGCCACgcattaaattatgtttttttttttttttcaggagttgggTTCAGCCCATTGGTTTTAGTGAAATGAACACTTTATGCTTCTGCATACCAAGGGATTTTTGTATTACATGCTCCCAACTTTCCAGAAACTGgcgtgtctgacctcacaaatgtaaTTCCCATAAACACGCACCTAAACCTTATGGAAAGCCTTACacaaacataacctccttgtatttcatataagaaaaaaataataaatcactgTTATAGAagagagttctttacaggtttctgactgaAGTAAATGTCTACTTATCTACTTAGCTGCAGCTTTtacatgtaaaaatgtacaaCCTCGATtgtcccattttgaaaatcacattaaaacatttgATGCCCAACTAGAAAAGCATAAATGTGAAATTATTTCtctgttaattaattaaacaattcaGCAAGAAATTCAAAAAACTTACATAACTTTACTGGTTGCATTGATCACTGGAAGCAGCCTTTGAAGACATTCCTCTGATGGGTCATATTTCTTCAgatcaaactcatccagctcagTCTCTGAGTTCAGTAACACAAACACCAGTGCTGACCACTGAGCTTGAGAGAGTTTAGCTCCACTGAGACAACTGTCCTTTCTTCTGTTTAGGTATGTTTgtacttcctgcactagagagtgatcattcagttcattcaaactgtggaacagattgatggatttctctggagagagGTTATTTCTGATCTTCTCCTTGATATAACTGACTGTTTCTTGTTTGCTGTAGGAGCTGTTTTCTGTCAGTGGCAGTAGGCCTCGTAAGATAGTCTGGTTGGACTCCAGTGACAGACCCAGAAGGAAACggaggaacaggtccaggtgccCATTCTCACTCTGTAAAGCTTTGTCCACTGCAAATTTAAGGAAATCAGCCAACTGTGGTAGTACAGTTTCCTTGTCAATCACATTTCTGTTCTCAGACAAGAAGGACAGAAATGCAAATAAAGCGgacagaaactcctgaacactcagatgcacaaaaCTGAACACCTGGCCAAGATGCATTCCATATTCCTCTTTGAAGATTTGGGTGCATAATCCTGAGTACACCGATGCATCTTGGACATCAATTCCACACTCTCTCaggtcttcctcatagaagatcaggttgcCTTtttccagctgttggaaagccaaTTTCCCCAGTGTCCAGACAATCTTTTTAGTCTGGTCCAAGTCTGTGTCACTATTCTGTTCATACTTTTGCTTGCTTTTATTGACCTGAAAGATCAgaaagtgtgtgaacatttgagttaAAGTCCTGGGAATCTCTTCACCTTCTGCTTCATCAAATATTTTCTTCAGAACAGTGGCTGAAATCCAACAGAAGactggtatgtggcacatgatgtacaGGCTTCTTGATGATTTTATGTGTGTGATTATTTTTCTGGCCAGACTCTGATTCTCATTAATTTTCTTCTCAAAGTACTCTTCTTTCTGAGGATCACTGAAGCCTCGGACTTCTGTTACCTGGTCGACATATTCGCGAGGGATCTGACCACatgctgctggtcgagaggtgatccagagaagAGCTGAAGGAAGCAGGTTGCccttgatgaggtttgtcagcagcacatccactgaggcaGACTGAGCTACATCAGACAAAATCTCATTCTtttggaaatctagaggaagtcgacattcatccagaccatcaaaaatgaacatgacTTTGTAGCGATAGTAATCTCTTGGCTTTAAATCTTCTGTGTCTgcaaaaaagtgtaaaagaagATCTAAAAGACTACATTTTTTATTCTTCATTAAATTTAGCTCTCtgaaaggaagtggaaatatgaacagaacatcctgattggcttttccttcagaccagtccagaatgaacttctgcacagagaccgTTTTTCcgattccagcaactcctttggTCAGCACAGTTCTTGTTGATTTCTCTTTAAAGAGGTCATTGCAGTTGATAGGTGTATCCTGTGTTACTGACCTCCTGGATGCTGTTTCAATTTGTTTGACCTCATGCTCTTTATTCACCCCCCCACTCTCACTCTCTGTGATGTaaagctctgtgtagatctcattcaagAGAGCTGAGTTTCCATGATGTGAAATTCCTTCATGAATTTTCAGATACTTTTTTTCTAGTGTGTATTTGAGCTTTTGATGACAAGCAGGAGCCagtccttgtaaaaaaaaaacaaatgaacaatCAATATGTGATTATGATAAGCCACTCGCTTTGCCTCACGAATCTGCATCAATGTACAAAACATCAGAATTTGACAGATTACACCTCAGTGTTACATCTGAACTGAGATCTGTCTACTAACCAGAAATAAtcagccaacagcatcctgtgaccacttATTTAAGACTATAGGAGTctctttacatctacaaggtggagcagttaCAGCAGTAAGTGGAcgtagtgtttaaaaactccagtagcactgctgtatctaatccaATCATGCCAGTGCAACGCACACTACTAACAAACTATGACCATCATGTCAGTGTCACTTCAGTGCTAAGAATGACCCCacaacccaaataatacctgttcTGTGGTGGTTCTAGATTTAAATGAggaaatgcaatatatatatatatatatatatatatatatatatatatatatatatatatatatatatatatatatatacttttttttttacctttaagcACATTTCTAAATTGAACTCATTAAAATGCATGAATTTGAGCTCTTACTGATCTGTAATTTATTAGCGACGTCTGTCTGGTTCATGCTTCTCAGGACAtgcagtgtgaccttcagcaACCCATCTCTAATACTGCTCTGATCGGCCTTATCCACAACCTCTTTTCTGGAGGATGCTGGGTAATCCAGACTCAGTAGCTTCTCAAACCTCTTCAGTTCATCTTTCACCAAAGAGATTAACTTGTGCTCCAGTTCCTGTTTTTGACAAAGCAGAAACACGGGGCAAGGTCACAGTGACAGCAACACATAGGCCACATCATTTTGTAATAATCTTAATTCCatattactgtaataattatATACACTCCCGTATACACAGTTTattgaagtaaataaataaataaagaatatatacatatatacccaAAATATAAATGCAACTTTTAGTTTTGCTCCCTTTTTTATGAGCAATTGGgtctaaatctgtgttagtgagcaTATAAACTATCCACCAGTCACAGATGTGGCTTATCAATATGCTAATCAaacagtgattattacacaggtgtaccTTGGGCTGGACACAATAAAAGgccactctaaaatgtgcagttttactGTATTGTGAGGATCTGAGGTTCAGAAAACCagtcagtatctggtgtgaccaCCACTTGCCTCTCTCAGTGCAACATATCTCCTTCACATAGAGCTGATCAGGCTGTTGATTGTGTTATGTGAAATGTTGGTGCACTCCTACTCAATGGTTGGGCAAGGTTGCTGGATGTTGGCAGAAACTGGAACTCGCTGTCGCATCCGCAGATCCAGAGCATCCCAAACCTGCTCGATGGGTGTCCGGTGAGTATGCTGTCCATGCAAGAACCTGGATGTTTTCAGCTTCCAGGAACTGGGTGCAGATCCTTGCAACATGAGGTTATGGATTTGGATGAATGGAACAACGAGCCTGAGGATCTCATCAAGGTATCTCATGCATTCAAAAATCCATCCAAAATATGCAGCTGTGCTAGTTGTCAATAACATAACATACACTCCCTGTACTATTACGCCACCGTAGGCCACTCAATCAACACTGAGATCAGCAAAACGCTCGCCCACACAACACCATACACACAGTCTGCCATCTGCCGTGTACAGTGAAATACGGCATTCATCCATAAAGAGAACACCTCTCCATTGTGACAGACCCGATCGAAAGTGAGTATTTGCCCTCTTAAGTCAGTTACGATGACAAACTGCTGTCAGGTGGAGCCCCTGAGGAGGATGACAAGCATGCAGACGAGCTTTCCTGAGATGGTTCCTGACAGTTTTTGCAGAAATTCTTTGGTTATGCAAACTGATTGTTACAGCAGCTATCAGGCGGGGCTGGCCTCAGACGATCTTTGAGGTAAAGATGCTGGATGTGTAGATCCTGGGCTGGTGTGGTTACACATGTTCTGCGAATGTGAGGTCAGTTGAGTGTACTGCCAAATTCTTTGATATATCTTTGGAGACGGCTTATGGTGAAGAAATGAACATTAAATTCATCGGCAACAACTCTGGTGGACATTCCTGCAGTCAGCATGCCAATTGCATGTTCCTTCAAAACATTGTACTTTGTGACgaaactgcacattttagagcTGCGTTTTACTGTGGCCAACCCAAAGTACACCTGTTTTATAATCACTGTGTATAATCAGCATCttgatatgccacacctgtgactgtgaaaaaaaagtgttatgaAAAGGTTTGGCcatccctgatcattttcatatttttcctttataaatcattggttgttcggatcagtaatttcagtttaatatatcatAGGATTTCagttcataggatttacagaaagttatAATTAGGCTGGTTACACACATACCTTGAAAATGGATTCGTTATTTTTTCTAATGTCTGGTGTCTCTTTCTGGACCCTGTCAGTAAACATAACAGTGTGTTTACAAACAAGCAAGAATTGGCCTCTAGACTTGAATCACTCCCAATCAATACATGCTcccagaaatgcttcaaaatgaacAATAGAGATTAGCGTTACTCTATCAAAGGCAGGACagacttaaaaaaacat
The Astyanax mexicanus isolate ESR-SI-001 chromosome 13, AstMex3_surface, whole genome shotgun sequence DNA segment above includes these coding regions:
- the LOC125780588 gene encoding NACHT, LRR and PYD domains-containing protein 12-like, with translation MSSSAKAERCGSPDPSCVSMRSHQSMDKPMNLGEGNSSLDFSVDQHKRCSSPDPSCVSLKSDQSMDKPVNLGGENKSVDFSCVSMKSNQSMDKPVNLKEGNSSPDHRVQKETPDIRKNNESIFKELEHKLISLVKDELKRFEKLLSLDYPASSRKEVVDKADQSSIRDGLLKVTLHVLRSMNQTDVANKLQIRLAPACHQKLKYTLEKKYLKIHEGISHHGNSALLNEIYTELYITESESGGVNKEHEVKQIETASRRSVTQDTPINCNDLFKEKSTRTVLTKGVAGIGKTVSVQKFILDWSEGKANQDVLFIFPLPFRELNLMKNKKCSLLDLLLHFFADTEDLKPRDYYRYKVMFIFDGLDECRLPLDFQKNEILSDVAQSASVDVLLTNLIKGNLLPSALLWITSRPAACGQIPREYVDQVTEVRGFSDPQKEEYFEKKINENQSLARKIITHIKSSRSLYIMCHIPVFCWISATVLKKIFDEAEGEEIPRTLTQMFTHFLIFQVNKSKQKYEQNSDTDLDQTKKIVWTLGKLAFQQLEKGNLIFYEEDLRECGIDVQDASVYSGLCTQIFKEEYGMHLGQVFSFVHLSVQEFLSALFAFLSFLSENRNVIDKETVLPQLADFLKFAVDKALQSENGHLDLFLRFLLGLSLESNQTILRGLLPLTENSSYSKQETVSYIKEKIRNNLSPEKSINLFHSLNELNDHSLVQEVQTYLNRRKDSCLSGAKLSQAQWSALVFVLLNSETELDEFDLKKYDPSEECLQRLLPVINATSKVILCLCNLSDESCGVLASALSSNSSCLRELDMSHNNLQDLGVKLLSDGLKSPHCKLKKLSLCWCNLTTKSCAVLVSVLDSSNLRELELSNNELQDSGVKMLSAGLQNPHCKLKALRLCDCNLTDESCAALASALSSENAGLEELDLSDNELQDLGVKHLSAGLENPHCKLGILRLSGCSITQEGFAALVSALKTNPSHLRELNLNYSQPGDVGMKLLSDLLEDPHCKLETLQLECCSITEEGSTALASALTSNPSYLKVLNLDYNEPGEAGVNLLTALQEDPRCKLESLQIGRLKHM